In a single window of the Trichoderma breve strain T069 chromosome 6, whole genome shotgun sequence genome:
- a CDS encoding mitochondrial carrier protein domain-containing protein, giving the protein MNEHSPVNFAQPDNVTGRSSDPNSSMPGSHEAGRLSPALVESIAGLSAGSIATLVVHPLDIVKTRMQISTSAASAAEHNPSMLAMLRSLSSNPRPFSSLYRGLTPNLTGNALSWASFFFFKTRFEDLLTFARGSERPTPSDYFVASALGGAATSFLSNPIWVVKTRMLASDKGAKGAYPSMWSGFRTIYATEGFRGLYRGLGVSMIGVSHGAVQFAVYEPAKRFYFARRQSQGFDSARMTTEATVVISSAAKLIAGAVTYPYQVLRSRLQVFHADEKFGKGFRGVVRMTWREEGIRGFYRGLIPGVVRVMPSTWVTFLVYENVRYYLPRWMS; this is encoded by the exons ATGAACGAGCACTCGCCCGTCAACTTTGCGCAGCCCGACAATGTGACCGGACGCAGCTCCGATCCGAACAGCTCCATGCCCGGAAGCCATGAAGCCGGCCGGCTGTCTCCGGCTCTGGTCGAGTCGATTGCTGGGCTCAGCGCGGGCTCGATTGCGACGTTAGTTGTGCATCCGCTGGATATTGTCAAGACGCGCATGCAGA TCAGCACcagcgccgcctccgccgccgagCACAACCCCTCCATGCTTGCCATGCTGCGATCCCTCTCCAGCAATCCTCGccccttttcctccctctACCGTGGCCTCACCCCGAACCTCACCGGCAACGCCCTCAGCtgggcctccttcttcttcttcaagaccCGCTTCGAAGACCTCCTCACCTTCGCCCGCGGCTCGGAACGTCCCACCCCCTCCGACTACTTCGTCGCCAGCGCCCTCGGCGGCGCCGCCACCAGCTTCCTCTCCAACCCGATCTGGGTCGTCAAGACGCGTATGCTCGCCTCCGACAAGGGCGCAAAGGGCGCCTACCCGTCCATGTGGTCCGGCTTCCGCACAATCTACGCCACCGAAGGGTTCCGCGGCCTCTACCGCGGCCTGGGAGTCTCCATGATCGGCGTCTCCCACGGCGCCGTCCAGTTCGCCGTCTACGAGCCCGCCAAGCGCTTCTACTTTGCGCGCCGCCAGAGCCAAGGCTTCGACAGCGCCCGCATGACCACCGAGGCCACCGTCGTCATCTCCTCCGCTGCGAAGCTCATCGCCGGCGCCGTCACGTATCCATACCAGGTGCTCCGGAGCCGCCTGCAGGTCTTTCACGCCGACGAGAAGTTTGGCAAGGGCTTCAGGGGCGTCGTGAGGATGACGTGGAGGGAGGAGGGCATTCGGGGCTTCTACCGCGGCTTGATACCGGGAGTCGTCCGGGTCATGCCCTCTACTTGGGTCACGTTCCTGGTCTACGAGAACGTCCGCTACTATCTGCCTCGTTGGATGTCGTAA